The Synechococcales cyanobacterium T60_A2020_003 genome includes the window GATTGGGGATACAAATCAGTCGATGCGGGGAGGCGATCGCTGAAACGGAGCCAGAGGGGATAAAATATTAAAAAGTTTGATGAACGCTGTTTTGGAGCGCGATCGCGCCCAGTTGAGCATGACTATCGCACTTCTTCTATACGTCGTATTGGGTGGTACATATCTCCTGGTGATGCCCGCCCTCACCATCTTCTATCTCAAGCAACGCTGGTATGTTGCGAGTTCGATTGAGCGACTCATCATGTATTTCTTCGTGTTTTTGTTCTTCCCTGGAATCTTAGCGCTATCTCCGGTGGTGAACTTTAGACCGCAGCCCCGCCAACTCAGCTAGGAAGGGTGGATGCGACGGATTGACGTTATTGGAATCGGCATTGGTGTCTTTGCAGTCGGTGGTGGCGTGTATTGGGCACTACGGGCATCAGGTTTAGATAGCTTGGATGCCGGAGTGTGGAGC containing:
- the ndhL gene encoding NAD(P)H-quinone oxidoreductase subunit L, producing the protein MTIALLLYVVLGGTYLLVMPALTIFYLKQRWYVASSIERLIMYFFVFLFFPGILALSPVVNFRPQPRQLS